The proteins below come from a single Tribolium castaneum strain GA2 chromosome 9, icTriCast1.1, whole genome shotgun sequence genomic window:
- the SP1173 gene encoding uncharacterized protein SP1173, translated as MRCEINKNLITLKCVLFLFFGALGSLFPFLPNHMNGIGLSRDEFTIISIVSPLVAVIGPLVAAPLADRLAGGYGGSPRSKTGRYLRVMISVCLGLAIILYWLLLTVPRIQRSPSSVTFTCNEDGAFVLQNKCGHERTCHSWNGEKGEISLRDCTFSCNATTLYTGVPPPEPSPQTKENDTTTEDYYDDANPANEAEPDFGTTIIPVSNSKANPGIVLSPHLCHKTDKDVTICDVYTKFSKTIQMPLSLKSTPATSSSNETESEDDDICRYPVADYFHCRMPQEIVKELKATEDPYCQPIVLCAIHEPYTSASLLKTSECGYNAMSFWLYLVIRSIADIFPAAAVALLSTAVVIATRETSTGRSDIGKQLAAGALGFAIFAPIIGGCANGNLRDALICFTVLNLLAIVILLFDNNMPLSPPEWWWYTRCGLLALPMSSVRKYRNEVIALVVVLFVLGILWNAIDAYLPWNAATMPDSSNLIIGLTVTMGAIPAISLLTFAEKVVDYCSHSNILILCFVTYVVHYVALANITEAAVLLIFEVLEIFTLHLMWVTAILYLRHLVPRKYTALGQALPVIAHFCLGRCFGALIGRFAYTLYPEKVKYPDNHGPVYGGLAIAAAIIAALYFVAYHFYLKPYCVPHVQLPPYPAPSVVQSVNGNGSYTPLRVYHNGRAKKGHFRY; from the exons ATGAGATGCGAAATCAACAAAAACCTAATCACACTGAAATGCGTCCTGTTCCTGTTTTTCGGGGCTTTGGGGAGTCTCTTCCCCTTTTTGCCCAACCACATGAACGGGATTGGCCTGTCCCGGGACGAATTCACCATCATTTCGATCGTCTCGCCTCTAGTTGCGGTAATCGGGCCTTTGGTGGCCGCCCCCTTAGCTGATCGACTTGCAGGGGGGTATGGAGGCTCGCCCAGGAGCAAGACAGGGAGGTATCTCCGGGTCATGATTTCGGTGTGTCTGGGACTTGCCATAATCCTCTACTGGCTTCTACTGACAGTGCCAAGGATC CAACGGAGTCCTTCAAGTGTTACGTTCACGTGTAATGAGGATGGCGCCTTCGTCCTTCAGAATAAATGTGGGCATGAGAGGACGTGCCATAGCTGGAATGGGGAA AAAGGAGAAATTTCCTTGCGGGATTGTACGTTTTCCTGCAACGCCACGACTCTCTATACTGGGGTTCCGCCACCGGAACCGTCACCCCAGACTAAGGAAAACGACACCACAACGGAAGACTATTACGACGATGCCAACCCTGCTAATGAAGCTGAACCTGAT tttggTACTACTATAATCCCGGTCAGTAACAGCAAGGCCAATCCTGGGATTGTCCTCAGCCCCCACTTATGCCACAAGACTGACAAAGATGTAACAATTTGTGATGTCTATACcaaattttccaaaacaaTACAAATGCCCCTAAGTCTGAAATCGACCCCTGCCACCTCCAGTAGCAACGAAACTGAATCAGAAGACGACGATATTTGTCGATACCCAGTTG CCGATTATTTCCACTGCAGGATGCCTCAGGAAATCGTCAAAGAGTTGAAAGCGACCGAGGACCCTTATTGCCAACCCATCGTCCTGTGTGCAATCCACGAGCCGTACACTTCCGCCAGTTTACTCAAAACTTCCGAATGCGGTTACAACGCCATGAGTTTTTGGCTGTATCTGGTCATACGATCAATCGCTGATATTTTCCCCGCCGCAGCTGTGGCCCTTCTGAGCACTGCTGTGGTGATAGCGACTCGGGAGACTTCCACCGGCCGGAGCGACATCGGCAAACAACTAGCCGCTGGCGCTCTAGGTTTTGCCATTTTCGCCCCGATTATCGGCGGGTGCGCTAATGGAAACCTTAGAGACGCCCTAATCTGCTTCACTGTGCTTAATCTGCTCGCGattgtgattttattgttCGATAA TAACATGCCGTTGAGTCCGCCCGAATGGTGGTGGTACACCCGCTGTGGCCTTCTGGCGCTTCCCATGTCTTCGGTCCGGAAGTACCGCAACGAGGTGATCGCCCTTGTGGTCGTTCTGTTCGTTTTGGGGATTCTCTGGAACGCGATTGACGCCTACTTGCCGTGGAACGCGGCCACAATGCCCGACAGCTCGAACCTTATAATTGGGCTGACGGTGACGATGGGCGCGATCCCGGCCATTTCCCTGCTGACTTTCGCCGAAAAAGTGGTCGATTATTGCAGCCACTCCAACATTCTTATCTTGTGTTTCGTCACTTATGTCGTCCATTACGTGGCCTTGGCGAATATAACGGAAGCTGCCGTTTTGCTCATCTTTGAAGTTTTGGAGATTTTTACGCTGCATCTCATGTGGGTTACTGCCATACTTTACTTAAGACACTTGGTTCCGAGAAAATACACTGCCTTGGGACAAGCACTGCCCGTCATTGCTCATTTCTGCTTAG GCCGTTGCTTCGGCGCTTTGATCGGCCGATTCGCCTACACCCTTTATCCGGAGAAGGTGAAATATCCGGACAACCACGGCCCCGTCTACGGGGGTCTAGCTATCGCGGCTGCAATCATAGCAGCTCTCTATTTCGTAGCATATCACTTCTACCTGAAGCCCTATTGTGTGCCGCATGTTCAACTCCCGCCCTATCCGGCACCTTCGGTTGTCCAAA GTGTGAATGGGAACGGGTCGTATACCCCTCTCAGAGTGTATCACAACGGAAGGGCGAAGAAAGGGCACTTTAGATATTAG